The genome window CTTCGTATAGTCTGACTTAGCCGCATTGATAGCGTCTATGATGGCCTTGCACGCAGCCGCCACATCCCTGTCAGCGGCGAACTTTGAGGCAATATCGTTGAAGGCACTGGCAAACTTCTCCGGAGCCCCGCTACCATGGACAATGCTAGGCACCATGTACTTCGCAGTCTTGAAGTCCTGTATGGCAGCTCTCTGGTAGGGCCCATACTTTGTTACGTCTGCGTCCAGTCGAGCTGAAATAGAGCCCTTAATCGGGTTGAAGGCGTCCTGTCCCTCCCTCGAGCCGACGACCCTTAACCACTTTATAGAGTTTTCAGGGTGCTTCGCTCCCTTAGGCTTCTCGAAACAGTCAACCACGAGCACATAGATGCCCTTCGTCCCCGGAGAAGGCATCGCCCCGTAGTCGACCCCGAACTGCTTCCCAGCCACATAGAACTCGCCGTTAGCCCAGTCCCCCATTATCGTGAAGGCGGCCTCGCCCCTGATAACCTTGGCTACAGCTTGATCCCAGGTCAGGGACGCGTAGTCAGGGTTGACGTAGTTCATATACTTCTTCATGATGTTAAACGCGTTGACCAGCCTCGGGTCGTTAGGGTCGTTCAGCTTCCCGTTCACAAGATCCTGGTAAAAGTCGACGCCCTGGCTCACAAATATCTGCTCAATAACGTGTGCTATCTCCCACTTGCCAATACCCCCCATCGCTATAGGATACTGTATTCCCGCGGCTCGCAGCTTCTCGCACGCGGCGAAGAAGCCGTCCCACGTCTCCAGCGTCGACGGGTCAATACCGTACTGATCCAGTATCTTCTTATTGTACCAGAGAACGTTAGCCCTGTGAATGTTCACGGGCACAGCATAGTAGTGCCCGCCCCAGCTCACCATGTCCCTGACAACGGGCGGGAAGACGCTCTCCCATCCCTCCTGCCTCCACAGGTCGTCTATCGGTTCAAGAAAACCTGCGTCAACGTAAGGCTTCATCTCGTAGCCCGCGTGCACCTGGAAGGCGTCCGGAGCCTCCCCCGCCGCAACCATGGACTTCATCACAGACTTGAAGACATAGCCCGCGCCACCCGCCACGGGGCTCTGAATAACCCCCACGTCAGGGTACTTCTTCTGGAACACCGCTACGAGAGCGTCGATGGCTGCCTTCTCACCGCCAGACGTCCACCAATGGTATATCTCGAGTAGATTCGCCTGAGGCTTCGGTGCCTGGCCGAATATGTAGTATGCTGCAACGCCGACAATAACCGCGGTAACAACCACAGCAAGAGCGAGCAAGATGCTAGTCGGTAAACCCTTTTTCTGCTTTCCCTCCGCCACAAATATTGCATCATAAAACCGTCATATATATTTTTTCCTAGTTAAGTAATTATAGTAATATAGTAATATAGTCAATGAAAAACTCTATCAAAACGAATGTAAACCCTTTCATCTAAACTTTACAAAAACAACCCTCACCCCAAACGACGCATCAACAACGAATAAAGGAAAGCATGCTCCCCCTTTGGCAGCTAAATCTCGGCTGGAAAATGCCTGCTAAAGATTCCATAATAACTTTTTCTAGGTGAAAATGAAATAAAAAGCCAGTCTTTGTTAAAAGAGATAAAAATCTAAAATAATTTATGGTAGTACTACGAGCTTGGGGTATTCTTTCCCAGCAGCAGTATGAATCTTTATCTCGACCGAGACGCCGTGGGTCAACGTGCCCCCAGCCCAGCCAGTGCGATCATTAAAACTGATTATGATAGTGGCCTGTGCGCCTGGAGGAAGGGGCTTAGCTTCGCCGGGGTTCCATTGGGTATTGTTATAAGTAACGGCTATCGGAGGATTAGTAAAGGGTACTCCGTTTATGAATACGTTGTCTGGGGAGGCTGGGGCGGTACCTGTGTTTTTCACTGTAATTGTAATAGTGAACTGACCATTATTGAAATTGGGTACAGCGCTCACTACTTGTACCTGCTCGAAGCCTGTGAAGAGGCCTACGATGCCTGTCATCCAGAAGGCTACTGCTATGGCTACTGCGATTGTCACGGCTACTATTATTACTGTCGCTATTACTGGGGAAATGCCTTTTCTTGTGGTCATACAAATGTATTAAGGATGGGTTGCTTAAATATTTTTCCTATGCTGTATTTTGGAACTTTAAAAATGTAAGGTTGGGGTTTCAATTTATAATTTTGAAATTTAGGGACGTGGGGCTAGTCTAGGTAGTGGTTTTCGCGGTACCATTCTATTGTCTCCTTGAGTCCTTGTTTCAGGTTGTAGCGTGGCTTGTAGCCTAGCTCTTTTCTGGCTTTCTCGACGCTGTAGGCCCTGTTCGTGGTGACGGAGTCTGCGAGTGCTGTGCGGTGCATTAGGTTGCCTTGGCGTGTTACGCGGTCGTAGATCTCGAGTGGGGCTATTAGTATCTTTGCGAGTCCTGGGGGTAGGGTGATGCTGGGCGGCCCCATGCCTGTTAGCTCGTGGAGGATCTGGTAGACCTGGTTGTAGGTGTACCACTTGTCCTCGCTGATGACGTATGTCTGGTTTACCGCGTTTTCTTTTTCGAGGGCGAGGA of Thermofilum uzonense contains these proteins:
- a CDS encoding ABC transporter substrate-binding protein — protein: MAEGKQKKGLPTSILLALAVVVTAVIVGVAAYYIFGQAPKPQANLLEIYHWWTSGGEKAAIDALVAVFQKKYPDVGVIQSPVAGGAGYVFKSVMKSMVAAGEAPDAFQVHAGYEMKPYVDAGFLEPIDDLWRQEGWESVFPPVVRDMVSWGGHYYAVPVNIHRANVLWYNKKILDQYGIDPSTLETWDGFFAACEKLRAAGIQYPIAMGGIGKWEIAHVIEQIFVSQGVDFYQDLVNGKLNDPNDPRLVNAFNIMKKYMNYVNPDYASLTWDQAVAKVIRGEAAFTIMGDWANGEFYVAGKQFGVDYGAMPSPGTKGIYVLVVDCFEKPKGAKHPENSIKWLRVVGSREGQDAFNPIKGSISARLDADVTKYGPYQRAAIQDFKTAKYMVPSIVHGSGAPEKFASAFNDIASKFAADRDVAAACKAIIDAINAAKSDYTKTWHLTG
- a CDS encoding archaellin/type IV pilin N-terminal domain-containing protein: MTTRKGISPVIATVIIVAVTIAVAIAVAFWMTGIVGLFTGFEQVQVVSAVPNFNNGQFTITITVKNTGTAPASPDNVFINGVPFTNPPIAVTYNNTQWNPGEAKPLPPGAQATIIISFNDRTGWAGGTLTHGVSVEIKIHTAAGKEYPKLVVLP